From the Paraburkholderia sp. PREW-6R genome, one window contains:
- the scpB gene encoding SMC-Scp complex subunit ScpB encodes MNTQEAKIVLETALICAQEPLKLGELRKLFADSVSADTVRTLLEDLRQDWSGRGVELVGLASGWRFQSKPAMRSYLDRLHPEKPPKYSRAVLETLAIIAYRQPVTRGDIEEIRGVTVNTQVVKQLEDRGWIEVIGHRDVPGRPALYATTRQFLDDLGLRALDELPPLADPTAQLNADLLGQHAIEFSDAEVAQGVVPGDSVVPVEAPEGAGASLDAPGNVEPGGAAAEETAEAAETGANDAWQASVDEPAQNEDPVSQADPATPAHDSDALHDTEHAAEPNPTTAAHGDHEDRRDAAQDAGVLTDDEPESRSA; translated from the coding sequence ATGAATACCCAAGAGGCGAAGATCGTCCTCGAGACTGCCTTGATCTGCGCGCAGGAGCCGTTAAAGCTCGGCGAGTTGCGCAAGCTCTTTGCCGACAGTGTGTCGGCGGACACCGTTAGGACGTTGCTCGAAGACCTTCGGCAGGACTGGTCGGGGCGCGGTGTGGAGCTGGTCGGGCTGGCGTCGGGCTGGCGATTTCAAAGCAAGCCCGCAATGCGCTCGTATCTGGACCGCTTGCATCCTGAGAAACCGCCGAAATATTCGCGCGCGGTGCTCGAAACGCTCGCGATCATCGCTTACCGGCAACCGGTCACGCGTGGAGATATCGAAGAAATTCGCGGCGTCACGGTGAACACCCAGGTCGTCAAGCAACTCGAGGACCGTGGCTGGATCGAAGTGATCGGCCATCGCGATGTGCCCGGCCGTCCGGCGCTGTATGCGACCACGCGCCAGTTTCTCGATGACCTCGGCTTGCGCGCACTCGACGAGCTGCCGCCGCTAGCGGATCCCACGGCGCAGTTGAACGCGGATCTGCTCGGTCAGCATGCAATCGAGTTTTCCGATGCGGAAGTCGCGCAGGGCGTCGTTCCGGGCGATAGCGTTGTGCCCGTCGAGGCACCAGAAGGCGCTGGTGCTTCGCTCGATGCGCCCGGCAACGTCGAGCCCGGCGGTGCGGCGGCTGAAGAGACAGCGGAAGCAGCAGAAACAGGGGCGAACGATGCATGGCAAGCCAGCGTCGACGAGCCCGCACAGAATGAAGATCCGGTCTCCCAGGCCGATCCGGCAACACCCGCGCACGACTCGGACGCGCTCCACGACACGGAGCATGCCGCCGAGCCGAACCCGACCACGGCGGCGCACGGCGATCACGAAGATCGTCGCGATGCCGCACAGGACGCAGGCGTTCTGACCGACGACGAACCCGAGTCGCGCAGCGCCTGA
- a CDS encoding pyridoxal phosphate-dependent aminotransferase produces MSESDHAVPSAPNARDAVRALRPSQIREVANAGFGVENVLPFWFGESDRITPAFIRDAASAALTAGNTFYTHNLGIAPLRAALAGYVSELHGSTSAEHIAVTSAGVNALMLAAQLVVGAGDRVVAVTPLWPNLVEIPKILGAHVETVALDYGESGWQLDVERLLAALTPDTRMLLINSPNNPTGWVMPRDDQRTVLDHCRRHGIWIVADEVYERLYYPHDSAAGVSGSAAGATSTDARTAPSFLDLASRDERVICVNSFSKAWLMTGWRLGWLVAPAALMDDLGKLVEYNTSCAPSFVQQAGIVAVQQGERFTQELVRDLQTSRDHLVRALATVPGVDVKAPHGAMYLFFSMPGANRSLELCKSMVREVGLGIAPGSAFGPQGEGFVRWCYACDTARLDMGVERLRHFVARHGAPH; encoded by the coding sequence ATGAGCGAATCGGATCACGCCGTGCCCTCGGCCCCCAATGCACGCGACGCAGTGCGCGCGTTGCGCCCTTCGCAAATCCGCGAAGTCGCCAATGCCGGTTTCGGCGTTGAAAACGTTCTGCCGTTCTGGTTCGGCGAGTCGGACCGCATCACGCCGGCGTTCATTCGCGACGCTGCGAGCGCTGCATTGACGGCCGGGAACACGTTTTACACGCACAATCTGGGGATTGCGCCGCTGCGAGCGGCGCTGGCGGGCTACGTGAGCGAATTGCACGGGTCGACGTCGGCGGAGCACATTGCCGTGACCAGCGCGGGCGTCAATGCGTTGATGCTGGCTGCGCAGCTGGTGGTCGGAGCGGGCGACCGGGTCGTTGCCGTCACGCCGTTGTGGCCCAATCTCGTCGAAATTCCGAAGATACTTGGCGCGCATGTGGAAACGGTGGCGCTCGATTACGGCGAAAGCGGCTGGCAGCTGGACGTCGAGCGCCTGCTGGCGGCACTCACGCCTGACACGCGCATGCTGTTGATCAATTCGCCGAACAACCCGACGGGCTGGGTCATGCCTCGCGATGACCAACGCACCGTGCTGGATCATTGCCGGCGGCACGGCATCTGGATCGTCGCCGACGAAGTCTATGAGCGCCTCTATTACCCGCACGACAGTGCCGCTGGCGTGTCTGGCTCTGCCGCCGGCGCCACGAGCACGGATGCGCGCACGGCGCCGTCGTTCCTCGATCTGGCTTCACGCGACGAACGAGTGATTTGCGTGAATTCGTTTTCCAAAGCGTGGCTGATGACCGGCTGGCGGCTCGGCTGGCTCGTGGCGCCGGCGGCGCTCATGGACGATCTGGGCAAGCTGGTGGAGTACAACACGTCGTGCGCGCCGTCGTTCGTGCAGCAGGCGGGAATCGTCGCGGTCCAGCAGGGCGAGCGCTTCACGCAGGAACTGGTGCGCGACCTGCAGACGTCACGCGACCATCTGGTGCGGGCGCTCGCCACGGTGCCGGGCGTCGACGTGAAGGCGCCTCACGGCGCGATGTACCTGTTCTTTTCGATGCCGGGAGCGAACCGCAGCCTTGAATTATGCAAGTCAATGGTGCGCGAGGTAGGGCTTGGGATCGCGCCCGGCAGCGCCTTCGGTCCGCAGGGCGAGGGTTTCGTGCGCTGGTGTTATGCGTGTGACACGGCCCGGCTCGACATGGGTGTCGAGCGGCTGAGGCACTTTGTGGCCCGACACGGCGCGCCGCATTGA
- the nusA gene encoding transcription termination factor NusA, with translation MSREVLMLVDALAREKNVDKDVVFAALEAALASASKKLFEEDADIRVHIDRESGEHETFRRWKVVPDEAGLQEPDQEILLFEAREQQPEIQLDEYIEEPVPSIEFGRIGAQAAKQVILQKVRDAEREQILNDFLERGEHIMTGSVKRLDKGNFIVETGRVEALLRRDQLIPKENLRVGDRVRAYIAKVDRTARGPQIELSRTAPEFLMKLFEMEVPEIEQGLLEIKAAARDPGVRAKIGVIAYDKRIDPIGTCVGIRGSRVQAVRNELGGENVDIVLWSEDPAQFVIGALAPAAVQSIVVDEEKHSMDVVVDENELAVAIGRSGQNVRLASELTGWQINIMTPDESAQKQNQERGVLRDLFMARLDVDEEVADILIDEGFTSLEEIAYVPLNEMLEIEAFDEDTVHELRNRSRDALLTMAIANEEKVENVALDLKSLDGMDADLLAKLAEHQVQTRDELAELAVDELVEMTGMEEDAAKALIMKAREHWFQ, from the coding sequence ATGAGTCGCGAAGTGTTGATGCTGGTGGATGCGCTGGCACGCGAGAAGAATGTCGACAAAGACGTGGTATTTGCCGCGCTCGAAGCGGCTCTCGCTTCGGCCTCCAAGAAACTCTTCGAAGAAGACGCGGACATCCGCGTCCATATCGACCGTGAAAGCGGCGAGCACGAAACGTTTCGCCGCTGGAAAGTGGTGCCGGACGAAGCCGGTTTGCAGGAGCCGGATCAGGAAATCCTGCTGTTCGAAGCACGTGAGCAGCAACCGGAAATCCAGCTGGACGAATACATCGAAGAACCGGTGCCGTCGATCGAATTCGGCCGGATCGGCGCGCAGGCCGCCAAGCAGGTGATCCTGCAGAAGGTGCGCGACGCCGAACGCGAACAGATCCTGAACGACTTCCTCGAGCGCGGCGAGCACATCATGACCGGCTCGGTGAAGCGCCTGGACAAGGGCAACTTCATCGTCGAAACCGGCCGTGTCGAGGCGCTGCTGCGTCGCGATCAGCTGATTCCGAAGGAGAACCTGCGCGTGGGCGACCGCGTGCGCGCGTACATCGCCAAGGTCGATCGCACCGCTCGCGGTCCGCAGATCGAGCTGTCGCGCACGGCGCCCGAATTCCTGATGAAACTGTTCGAAATGGAAGTGCCTGAGATCGAACAGGGTCTGCTGGAAATCAAGGCGGCGGCGCGTGATCCGGGCGTGCGCGCCAAGATCGGCGTGATTGCGTACGACAAGCGGATCGACCCGATCGGCACCTGCGTAGGCATTCGCGGTTCGCGCGTGCAGGCTGTACGCAATGAGCTTGGTGGCGAAAACGTCGACATCGTGCTATGGTCGGAGGATCCCGCACAGTTTGTGATCGGCGCGCTCGCGCCGGCAGCCGTCCAGTCGATCGTCGTCGATGAAGAGAAGCATTCGATGGACGTCGTTGTCGACGAGAACGAACTGGCTGTCGCGATCGGCCGCAGCGGCCAGAACGTGCGTCTTGCCAGCGAACTCACCGGCTGGCAGATCAACATCATGACGCCGGACGAATCTGCGCAAAAGCAGAATCAGGAGCGCGGTGTTCTGCGTGACCTGTTCATGGCGCGTCTCGATGTCGACGAAGAAGTAGCCGACATCCTGATCGACGAAGGCTTTACGAGCCTCGAAGAGATCGCTTATGTGCCGCTCAACGAGATGCTCGAGATCGAAGCCTTCGACGAAGACACCGTTCACGAACTGCGTAACCGCTCGCGCGACGCATTGCTGACCATGGCAATCGCGAATGAAGAGAAGGTCGAAAATGTAGCGCTCGACCTGAAGAGCCTGGACGGCATGGACGCCGACCTGCTCGCAAAGCTGGCTGAACATCAGGTACAGACGCGCGACGAACTCGCCGAACTGGCCGTGGATGAACTGGTCGAGATGACCGGAATGGAAGAGGATGCCGCTAAGGCGTTGATCATGAAAGCACGTGAACACTGGTTCCAGTGA
- the rimP gene encoding ribosome maturation factor RimP, with amino-acid sequence MQLTELIETTVAGLGYELVDLERTGRGMLCVYIDQPAGIGIEDCEKVTRQLQHVLTVENIDYERLEVSSPGLDRPLKKLADFERFAGSEVVITLKKPLDGRKSYRGILHAPQGETIGLEFEGKEGAAMLDFTLADMDKARLVPKVDFRSRKQ; translated from the coding sequence GTGCAACTGACGGAACTGATTGAAACCACGGTCGCGGGGCTCGGCTACGAGCTCGTCGATCTCGAGCGTACCGGGCGCGGCATGTTGTGCGTCTATATCGACCAGCCGGCCGGCATCGGGATCGAAGACTGCGAGAAAGTCACGCGTCAGCTCCAGCACGTTCTAACGGTCGAAAATATCGATTACGAGCGGCTCGAAGTGTCGTCGCCGGGTCTCGACCGCCCGCTGAAAAAACTGGCGGATTTCGAACGCTTCGCAGGCAGCGAAGTGGTAATCACATTGAAAAAGCCATTGGACGGACGTAAATCGTACCGGGGCATTCTGCATGCTCCGCAAGGCGAAACGATCGGTCTGGAATTTGAAGGGAAGGAAGGCGCCGCGATGCTCGATTTCACGCTCGCGGACATGGACAAAGCACGCCTCGTTCCGAAAGTTGACTTTAGGAGCCGCAAACAATGA
- the rbfA gene encoding 30S ribosome-binding factor RbfA — translation MPKKRSSPNRNVQIADQIQRDLSELLREVKDPRIGIVTIQSVELTPDYAHAKVYFTTLTGDPQQTLEALTHAAGHLHNQLFKRLHIHTVPTLHFHYDKTIERAVEMSRLIDEANADRAKDD, via the coding sequence ATGCCTAAGAAACGTTCTTCCCCCAATCGCAACGTGCAGATCGCCGATCAGATCCAGCGCGATCTGTCCGAGTTGCTGCGCGAGGTGAAAGACCCGCGCATCGGTATCGTCACGATTCAGAGTGTCGAGTTGACGCCGGACTATGCGCACGCCAAAGTCTATTTCACGACGTTGACGGGCGACCCGCAGCAGACGCTCGAAGCATTGACCCACGCGGCCGGACATCTGCACAACCAGCTTTTCAAGCGTCTGCACATCCACACTGTGCCGACGCTGCATTTCCACTACGACAAGACGATCGAGCGGGCAGTCGAGATGTCGCGTCTGATCGACGAGGCAAACGCCGATCGCGCGAAAGACGACTGA
- the infB gene encoding translation initiation factor IF-2, with translation MASNNVAQFAAELKMPAGVLLEQLQAAGVTKASEADSLSETDKARLLDHLRKSHGSTDADKRKITLTKRHTSEIKQSDATGKARTIQVEVRKKRTFVRRDETSAEGGDASNHVAETAEVDDLELQRREEEARHEAELLEKQAQELKARQEQLEREEAERQAREQAAEAERRRAEEEAAKKRAAAAAEAAAREQQQQKAVQAAQPVKAEPAAAKAAEPVVAKETEQDDERAAAERAAQREAAKKAEDAARQAAEKTRAEQEEIAKRRAAAEAEARAIREMMNTPRKAQVKAPEPAPKPAEPAKAAEAKGTLHKPARPEGAAPARPAAKKPAAAAPAATTAPSAGDKKKPGAGKGGWQDDAAKRRGIKTRGDTSGGVDRGWRGGPKGRGKHQDQNTTFQAPTEPIVREVHVPETITVADLAHKMAVKASEVIKSMMKLGQMVTINQMLDQETAMIIVEELGHHAVAAKLDDPEAMLVEGEVSDAESLPRPPVVTVMGHVDHGKTSLLDYIRRAKVAAGEAGGITQHIGAYHVETPRGVITFLDTPGHEAFTAMRARGAKATDIVILVVAADDGVMPQTKEAIAHAKAGGVPLVVAINKIDKPDANPDRVKQELVAEGVVPEEYGGDSPFVSVSAKTGAGIDDLLENVLLQAEVLELKAPVEAAAKGLVIEAKLDKGKGPVATILVQSGTLNRGDVVLAGSAYGRVRAMLDETGKPTKSAGPSIPVEIQGLSEVPQAGEEVIVMPDDRKAREVALFRQGKFRDVKLAKQQAAKLENMLEQMGEGEVQYMPLIVKADVQGSQEALVQSLLKLSTDEVRVQIVHGAVGGISESDVNLATASKAVIIGFNTRADAQARKLAESNGVDIRYYNIIYDAVDDVKAAMSGMLAPEKREVVTGTVEVRQVFKVPKIGAVAGCMVTDGFVKRSSSVRVLRNNVVIFTGELDSLKRFKDDVKEVRQGFECGMSIKNFNDIVEGDQFEVFEVTEVARTL, from the coding sequence ATGGCGAGTAACAACGTAGCCCAATTTGCCGCGGAACTGAAGATGCCTGCAGGCGTGCTGCTCGAGCAGCTGCAGGCAGCGGGCGTCACAAAAGCGAGCGAAGCCGACTCCCTGTCCGAAACGGACAAGGCGCGTCTGCTCGACCACTTGCGCAAGTCTCACGGCTCGACTGATGCAGACAAGCGCAAGATCACGTTGACGAAACGGCATACATCGGAGATCAAGCAGTCCGATGCGACGGGCAAAGCTCGCACCATTCAGGTCGAGGTGCGTAAGAAGCGCACTTTCGTCCGCCGCGACGAAACCTCGGCTGAAGGCGGGGATGCATCGAATCATGTGGCCGAGACGGCGGAAGTCGACGATCTCGAACTCCAGCGTCGCGAAGAAGAAGCGCGTCATGAAGCCGAGTTGCTCGAGAAGCAGGCTCAGGAGCTGAAGGCGCGTCAGGAACAGCTCGAACGCGAAGAGGCCGAGCGTCAGGCACGCGAACAGGCTGCTGAAGCCGAGCGTCGTCGTGCGGAAGAAGAGGCGGCGAAGAAGCGCGCGGCGGCTGCGGCCGAGGCGGCGGCTCGCGAACAGCAGCAACAGAAGGCGGTGCAGGCGGCGCAGCCCGTGAAGGCCGAGCCCGCTGCGGCGAAGGCCGCGGAGCCGGTCGTTGCGAAGGAAACCGAGCAGGACGACGAACGTGCCGCAGCGGAACGCGCGGCGCAACGGGAAGCGGCGAAGAAGGCGGAAGACGCGGCGCGTCAGGCTGCCGAGAAAACGCGCGCCGAACAGGAAGAGATTGCCAAGCGCCGTGCGGCGGCGGAAGCCGAAGCACGCGCGATTCGCGAGATGATGAACACGCCGCGCAAGGCGCAGGTGAAGGCGCCGGAACCGGCACCGAAGCCCGCCGAGCCGGCCAAGGCCGCGGAAGCGAAGGGCACGCTGCACAAGCCGGCTCGTCCGGAAGGCGCAGCACCGGCCCGTCCGGCAGCCAAGAAGCCGGCCGCCGCGGCGCCGGCTGCCACGACCGCGCCGTCGGCTGGCGACAAGAAGAAGCCGGGCGCAGGCAAGGGCGGCTGGCAGGACGACGCAGCGAAGCGCCGCGGCATCAAGACGCGCGGTGACACGAGCGGCGGCGTCGACCGCGGCTGGCGCGGCGGCCCGAAGGGTCGCGGCAAGCATCAGGACCAGAACACTACGTTCCAGGCGCCGACTGAACCGATCGTGCGCGAAGTGCACGTGCCGGAAACCATCACGGTCGCCGACCTGGCGCACAAGATGGCGGTGAAGGCGTCGGAAGTGATCAAGTCGATGATGAAGCTCGGCCAGATGGTCACGATCAACCAGATGCTGGACCAGGAAACGGCGATGATCATCGTCGAGGAACTGGGCCATCACGCGGTCGCGGCCAAGCTGGACGACCCGGAAGCCATGCTCGTCGAAGGCGAAGTGTCGGATGCGGAATCGCTGCCGCGTCCGCCGGTCGTCACCGTCATGGGTCACGTCGACCACGGCAAGACCTCGCTGCTCGACTACATCCGTCGTGCGAAGGTGGCAGCGGGCGAAGCGGGCGGCATTACGCAGCATATCGGCGCTTACCACGTCGAAACGCCGCGCGGCGTGATCACGTTCCTCGACACGCCGGGTCACGAGGCCTTTACGGCGATGCGTGCTCGCGGTGCCAAGGCAACGGACATCGTGATCCTGGTGGTGGCAGCCGACGACGGTGTGATGCCGCAGACGAAGGAAGCGATCGCCCACGCGAAGGCAGGCGGCGTGCCGCTCGTCGTCGCGATCAACAAGATCGACAAGCCGGATGCGAATCCGGATCGCGTGAAGCAGGAACTCGTCGCGGAAGGCGTCGTGCCGGAAGAATACGGCGGCGATTCGCCGTTCGTGTCGGTGTCGGCGAAAACCGGCGCGGGCATCGACGATCTGCTGGAAAACGTGCTGCTGCAAGCCGAAGTGCTGGAGCTGAAAGCGCCGGTTGAAGCGGCCGCCAAGGGTCTCGTGATCGAAGCGAAGCTCGACAAGGGTAAGGGTCCGGTTGCAACGATCCTCGTCCAGTCGGGTACGCTGAACCGCGGCGACGTGGTGCTGGCAGGTAGTGCATACGGTCGTGTACGAGCGATGCTCGACGAAACCGGCAAGCCGACCAAGTCCGCTGGTCCGTCGATCCCGGTCGAGATTCAAGGTCTTTCGGAAGTGCCGCAAGCGGGCGAAGAAGTCATCGTCATGCCGGACGACCGCAAGGCGCGTGAAGTTGCACTGTTCCGTCAAGGCAAGTTCCGCGACGTGAAGCTGGCCAAGCAGCAGGCCGCAAAGCTCGAGAACATGCTGGAGCAGATGGGCGAAGGCGAAGTGCAGTATATGCCGCTCATCGTCAAGGCCGACGTGCAGGGTTCGCAGGAAGCCCTGGTGCAATCGCTGCTCAAGCTGTCTACCGACGAAGTGCGCGTGCAGATCGTGCACGGCGCGGTGGGTGGCATCAGCGAGTCCGACGTCAACCTGGCCACGGCTTCGAAAGCGGTCATCATCGGCTTCAACACGCGTGCGGATGCGCAGGCGCGCAAGCTGGCGGAGTCCAATGGCGTCGATATTCGCTACTACAACATCATCTATGACGCAGTGGATGACGTGAAGGCCGCGATGTCGGGCATGCTGGCGCCGGAGAAACGCGAGGTCGTGACGGGTACGGTCGAAGTGCGTCAGGTCTTCAAGGTGCCGAAGATCGGTGCAGTGGCCGGTTGTATGGTCACGGACGGGTTCGTCAAGCGCTCGTCGTCGGTGCGCGTGCTGCGCAACAACGTCGTCATCTTCACCGGCGAGCTGGATTCGCTCAAGCGCTTCAAGGACGACGTCAAGGAAGTCCGTCAGGGCTTCGAGTGCGGTATGTCGATCAAGAACTTCAACGATATCGTCGAAGGCGATCAGTTCGAAGTCTTCGAGGTCACCGAAGTCGCGCGTACGCTGTAA
- the rluB gene encoding 23S rRNA pseudouridine(2605) synthase RluB — protein sequence MTHTHDTDSSESERAVPSARADETRTTQASAGESERPAQTTEADGEDRPRRGLRRGPRSLIARRRAGAKTKSAEGAPAQAAPVVTEAPPDGEVVAQVRMPRKEPGTKGQGSRRNANARREGRDGREGQREGQREGGRQPREGGQRQNRRGGEAPVAAGEAAQDDLFSYVTSPAFDADNSANGGVRAPMLRRGKPAAPKRVLSADDDAPKLHKVLAEAGMGSRRDMEELIVAGRVSVNGEPAHIGQRIMPTDQVRINGKPVKRKLANKPPRVLLYHKPTGEIVSHADPEGRPSVFDKLPPMKTAKWLAVGRLDFNTEGLLMLTTSGDLANRFMHPRYSVEREYAVRVVGELAEGMRQKLLNGVELDDGPANFLRIRDGGGEGTNHWYHVALAEGRNREVRRMFEAAGLMVSRLIRTRHGPISLPKGLKRGRWEELEDNQVRALMASVGLKAPTEERGGRSAAPERKQPDPMQTSMGFINREPVLMSHGRFDQQPTRGQGRRGAAGGGFGGGAGAGFGGGYGNRGGGRSAGGFGGGMGGGAGGPRGGRGDVDGNRAPSGNRPAGGKRAAGNGAAAGNGANRGPAGNRGGNGNRAGGNGNAGGANRGTGAPRGRTRGR from the coding sequence TTGACACATACCCACGACACCGATTCGTCCGAATCCGAGCGCGCCGTGCCATCGGCGCGCGCCGACGAGACGCGCACGACGCAAGCATCGGCAGGCGAAAGCGAGCGCCCGGCGCAGACCACGGAAGCAGACGGCGAAGATCGTCCGCGCCGCGGCCTGCGTCGCGGGCCGCGCAGCCTGATCGCGCGTCGCCGCGCGGGAGCGAAGACGAAGAGCGCCGAAGGCGCGCCGGCGCAGGCCGCGCCGGTCGTCACCGAAGCTCCGCCGGACGGCGAAGTCGTGGCGCAGGTGCGGATGCCACGCAAGGAACCGGGCACGAAGGGTCAAGGGTCGCGCCGTAACGCGAACGCGCGGCGCGAAGGCCGCGATGGACGTGAAGGGCAACGTGAAGGCCAGCGCGAAGGCGGTCGTCAGCCACGCGAAGGCGGTCAGCGTCAGAATCGCCGTGGCGGCGAGGCGCCGGTTGCAGCGGGCGAAGCGGCGCAGGATGACCTGTTCTCGTACGTCACGTCGCCCGCGTTCGACGCGGACAACAGCGCCAACGGCGGCGTGCGTGCTCCCATGTTGCGGCGGGGCAAACCGGCAGCGCCGAAGCGCGTGCTCTCGGCCGACGACGACGCGCCGAAGCTCCACAAAGTACTGGCCGAAGCCGGCATGGGCTCGCGCCGCGACATGGAAGAACTGATCGTCGCCGGCCGCGTATCGGTGAATGGCGAACCGGCGCACATCGGTCAGCGGATCATGCCGACCGACCAGGTTCGCATCAACGGCAAACCGGTCAAGCGGAAGCTGGCCAACAAGCCGCCGCGCGTGCTGCTGTATCACAAGCCGACCGGCGAGATCGTCAGTCATGCCGATCCGGAAGGCCGTCCTTCCGTTTTCGACAAGCTGCCGCCGATGAAAACCGCCAAGTGGCTCGCAGTCGGCCGCCTCGACTTCAACACGGAAGGTCTGCTGATGCTGACCACGTCGGGCGACCTGGCGAACCGTTTCATGCATCCGCGTTACAGCGTCGAGCGTGAATATGCGGTCCGCGTGGTGGGCGAACTGGCTGAAGGCATGCGTCAGAAGCTGCTGAACGGCGTCGAGCTCGATGATGGCCCTGCCAATTTCCTGCGGATTCGTGACGGCGGCGGCGAGGGCACCAACCATTGGTATCACGTCGCGCTCGCCGAAGGGCGTAACCGCGAAGTGCGTCGCATGTTCGAAGCAGCGGGACTGATGGTCAGCCGGCTGATCCGCACGCGTCACGGCCCGATCTCGTTGCCGAAAGGCCTGAAACGCGGCCGCTGGGAAGAGCTCGAAGACAATCAGGTCCGGGCGCTGATGGCATCGGTCGGGCTGAAAGCGCCGACCGAAGAGCGCGGCGGCCGCAGCGCGGCGCCGGAGCGCAAACAGCCGGACCCGATGCAGACGTCGATGGGCTTCATCAATCGTGAACCGGTGCTGATGTCGCACGGCCGTTTCGATCAGCAGCCCACCCGCGGCCAAGGCCGGCGTGGCGCGGCGGGCGGCGGTTTTGGCGGCGGTGCGGGCGCAGGCTTCGGCGGCGGCTATGGTAATCGCGGCGGCGGTCGCAGCGCCGGCGGATTCGGCGGCGGCATGGGCGGCGGCGCGGGTGGTCCGCGAGGCGGCCGTGGCGACGTGGACGGCAATCGCGCGCCGTCGGGCAATCGGCCGGCCGGCGGTAAGCGGGCAGCCGGCAACGGTGCCGCTGCGGGTAATGGCGCGAATCGCGGGCCGGCCGGCAATCGTGGCGGAAACGGTAACCGTGCCGGCGGCAACGGCAACGCAGGCGGCGCCAATCGCGGCACCGGCGCTCCGCGCGGGCGCACGCGAGGCCGCTGA
- the truB gene encoding tRNA pseudouridine(55) synthase TruB — protein MTSSQRPRVPRRALDGVLLLDKPLGLSSNDALIRAKRLYQAKKAGHTGTLDPLATGLLPLCFGEATKFSQDLLEADKTYEATMRLGIRTTTGDAEGEAIDTREVTCDDAAIQAALGRFIGEIVQVPPMYSALKRDGRPLYEYARAGQTVEREGRQVTILALEMLACALPDVTFRVTCSKGTYVRTLAEDIGETLGCGAHLVALRRTGVGALTLDHSVTLDALSDASERERDAWLQPVDALLSTFPPVRLDEDATRRFLHGQRLKLSELTIGADAVGAPRVRVYAAQGRLLGVAKQGEGVLAPERLVVTAVE, from the coding sequence ATGACTTCTTCTCAACGTCCCCGCGTGCCGCGTCGCGCGCTCGACGGCGTGCTGCTGCTCGACAAGCCGCTCGGACTGTCGAGCAACGACGCGCTGATCCGTGCAAAGCGCCTGTATCAGGCGAAGAAGGCGGGCCACACGGGCACGCTCGACCCGCTCGCCACGGGCCTCTTGCCGCTATGTTTCGGCGAAGCCACCAAGTTTTCACAGGACCTGCTCGAAGCCGACAAGACCTACGAGGCCACCATGCGCCTCGGCATTCGCACGACGACCGGCGACGCCGAAGGCGAGGCCATCGACACGCGTGAAGTGACGTGCGACGACGCTGCGATTCAGGCGGCGCTTGGCCGCTTCATCGGCGAGATCGTGCAGGTTCCGCCCATGTACTCGGCGCTCAAGCGCGACGGCAGGCCGCTCTACGAGTACGCGCGTGCAGGGCAGACGGTCGAGCGGGAAGGGCGCCAGGTGACCATTCTCGCGCTGGAGATGCTCGCATGTGCGTTGCCGGACGTGACGTTTCGCGTGACGTGCAGCAAAGGCACTTATGTGCGCACGCTTGCCGAAGACATCGGCGAGACGCTTGGGTGCGGTGCGCATCTGGTGGCGCTGCGGCGTACCGGAGTGGGTGCGCTGACGCTCGATCATTCGGTCACGCTCGACGCGTTGTCCGACGCGAGCGAACGCGAACGCGACGCGTGGCTGCAGCCTGTGGACGCGCTGTTGTCAACGTTTCCACCCGTGCGTCTCGATGAAGACGCGACGCGCCGCTTCCTGCATGGTCAGCGGCTCAAGTTATCCGAATTGACGATCGGCGCCGACGCCGTCGGTGCGCCGCGAGTGCGTGTGTACGCCGCGCAAGGGCGGCTGCTCGGCGTCGCGAAGCAGGGCGAAGGCGTGCTGGCGCCGGAGCGCCTCGTCGTAACCGCCGTGGAGTGA